One window of the Triticum dicoccoides isolate Atlit2015 ecotype Zavitan chromosome 3B, WEW_v2.0, whole genome shotgun sequence genome contains the following:
- the LOC119278995 gene encoding 30S ribosomal protein S17-like: MKPVVGIVVSNKMQKSVVVAVDRLFHNKVYNRYVKRTSKFMAHDEAETCNIGDRVRLDPSRPLSKNKHWIVAEVLRRAKMYVAPPPAPKASGATTQQASTKSSA; encoded by the exons atgaAGCCGGTGGTGGGGATCGTGGTGTCGAACAAGAtgcagaagtcggtggtggtggcggtggaccGCCTCTTCCACAACAAggtgtacaaccgatacgtgaagcGCACCTCCAAGTTCATGGCGCACGACGAGGCCGAGACCTGCAACATCGGCGACAGG GTTAGGCTGGATCCTTCTAGGCCGTTGAGCAAGAACAAGCATTGGATCGTTGCCGAGGTTCTTCGCAGAGCTAAGATGTATGTTGCGCCGCCACCTGCACCAAAAGCTTCTGGTGCTACAACTCAACAAGCTAGCACCAAGTCATCTGCCTGA
- the LOC119278996 gene encoding ribosomal protein S19, mitochondrial-like produces the protein MAIASLIASRFARSGHGHALPTAAAAISQAPRAQHAASPLLSGFGPLTRAFSSRPLWKGAFVDAFLQRIKNKRENLNGKKIWSRRSSILPEFVGSTVLIYNGKTHVRCKITEGKVGHKLGEFAFTRRRRPHRAILAKGGQGKGKKK, from the exons ATGGCGATTGCTTCTCTCATCGCCTCCAGGTTCGCCAGGTCCGGCCACGGGCACGCCctccccaccgccgccgcggccatCTCTCAG GCGCCCAGGGCCCAGCACGCCGCATCTCCGCTGCTCTCCGGCTTCGGACCACTCACTCGCGCCTTCAG cTCAAGGCCTCTATGGAAGGGAGCGTTCGTCGACGCGTTCCTGCAAAGGATAAAGAACAAGAGGGAGAACCTCAACGGCAAGAAGATCTGGTCTCGCAGGTCTTCCATCCTGCCGGAGTTCGTCGGTTCCACCGTGCTCatttacaacggcaagactcacgtcCGCTGCAAGATCACCGAGGGGAAGGTCGGCCATAAGCTTGGGGAGTTTGCTTTTACGCGCAGACGGAGGCCCCATCGGGCCATTTTGGCGAAGGGCGGTCAAGGAAAGGGGAAGAAGAAGTAA